The genomic window CccataagagcaagtataataaagcCACATAAGCGGGCTGTATACGAGTCCACGTCAGAAAAATCCTTCATGGATGAGAGACAATGAAAGAGAGAGACGTGAGCTGGTGCTTTGCTTACCGCCCGGCTGAGCACGTCCCACGAGATAAAAAACGCCTGCTCCCAGCCGACGGTGACCGGAAAACTGGCGTTTTGCTTTGTACCGAAGAATCTCATTCGTTGTGCGCCTGCTCTTTGCATGTCATGCACATGTACCCAGGCACACCGATAAAGCCAAGCCATTATACTAGTGAAGGTGTTAACACACCTGGCATTATATTTAGCCGGCTGCCGGCTGGGTTACTATCCTTGCTCTTAGCCATACCATACGTTAACAACAACTGTATTCGGCAGAGCTCCATGTGTATAGGACGACTGATTGATTGATGATGGTCCACGCATATATGCATGTACCGTGTTCTATGGCAGTATTTAATCTTAATTTAATTGTTTACCCCTCTTCACTTCTTATAATAATCTTTTTATCTATAAAAGGATGTAATTCTCACTTTTTTAAGGAGTCAAAACTGACATTATAAAAACAATATTAAGAGAGCAGTCTCAGTGCTAGAAAACTCAACAAGTTTCTAAGTCTCTTAAATCATGTAGGCCCTATACATAGAAACCATATTTTTAATGGGTAGCTTCTTTAAAATTATTTTTTGTCCAATCACATCTTATCCCTCtattatctatctatctatctatctatctatctatctatctatcggtTACATCTATTTGTATCTTGGTTATCGTGTAGATATAGTTTCTTATCTAAGAAATCATTTTCTCATCTCTCTTTGTTAATTTCAATACCACATCATCATTTGTTTAATTGAGCCCTTAATTAATGAACATAGAAACCACGAACAACCCTATTTTGTAGGTTGGGAATGCCATAAcatttataatacaaaataaAAATCATTAAATTAGTTATGAAATCTATTTTCTTAATAGTTCACAGACAAAAATGTTAATACTGCTTAccataaacttgatcaaaattaaaCTAGCTTACTTGCACAAATCCGATAGTACTATAAAAGATCAGTAGTACTCTTTATTTCATTTTCTTTTGGTCTCGGGACCAACAGGAAATGAGAAACGAATCAAAGAAACCGAAAAGGCCACTCAAGCGAAATATGGAAAGGAATTTAAAACATCATTGTGCTGGTACCAAGATAAGAAAGCACATAACTTGACAAGAGAGCATTCCTTTGATGGATGCATAAAGGCCTAGCTCTTTACTTTAAGAAAGACTACTTGAAAGCAGCCTTCTCCAATTTGGCCTCACTCTTTTCGATGTGCTAATTCCAATTCCTCTTTAATTTGCTGCAGTTAGTTGACATCGTGGTGAGGTGACAGGACTGCAGAGTTACCCACAACGTACATCGGTTCGTCATTAAAACCAGCAAATTAAACAAATATACGGTGCAAGGGTTATTCCGACTTGCCAATCAAAACCCAACCCATCGTGTATATAGCAGTTAAAAAGAAGAACAGAGCAGCACTACACTGGTTTGTTCCATCCCTTGCTATGTTGAGCTTACCTTAGCAGTTAAGAAGAAGAACAGAGCTATGCTTTTCCTACTGTCAATCAAGACCCCAACCCATCATGCCGTACGTGGAAGAACAGAGCAGCACTGCACTGTAACACTGGTTTGTTTCAGTTTTGCGTCCCTTCCTATGTTTAGCTTAACTTTGTGATGGGATGTTGTATTTATTGGCAAGTGCAAACTAACTAACCTGTGTAAACTTGAAAACTATCCATTATGAGCACTCGATGCTAATCCAATGGATGAGGTGAGAGGGCTtaaacgcaaaaaaaaaaagatgatggGTGGGggacttaagcgcaaaaaaatacCACCTCTCGTTCCATTCATCgcatcagcatctagtggtcctgacaGATAGTTTTTAAGTTTATAcaggttagttagttagtttgcaCGTGATACGTTGCCGTATTTATTAGGCTAATCTAATCACAGCTTTGGTTATTTTAGTTAAGCATAAGAAGAATCCTGAACACTCACTAGTCCCAGTTGCATAGTTACAGCTGACGGACAAACAAGAACCACAAAATCGAGGAAGCTGACCAATCCGTAGTCCATACATGCTACATACATGGCGATTGGTGAAGGAGAAGATGCAGCGGATATGATAGATCCGacatggaggaggacgaggaatcACCAACGATTTCCGTAGCTAGCTCCAGCTACGAGAGTCACAGGAGCCTCTGCCGGTGCGGCGCCGGCTGGAGCCTGTTGACGAGCACGAGCGCGTTGCTGGTGGCCTGCGCGACGGCCACCACCCTCCTCTTCACCCTGACGGCGTCGTCGCTGTCCTTGCCACCGCCGCGGGCCTGGTGCTGCGCGAGGGAGTCGAGGCAGGTGGAGGTATCTGTGAGCGCGGCGCTGGCCCAGGTCTGGACGTTGCTGAGGGACCAGGCGAAGCGCGGCGTGCCGGCGCGGCCCATCCGCTCCATCTCCGCCGCGGACTGCCGCAGCCGCTCCTCCGCGTCGCGCGCCAGCTCCGCGCAGTCCTTCATCgccccgccgctgccgctgtcGGCGCCGTGGATGTAGGCGGAGCAGTTGCGCGCGCGGTCGGCGCCCACCACCAGCGCCGCCCGCGCCAGCCGCCGCGGGCTGCGCCCCACGCCCGCCGCGCAGGGCACCAGCGTGCTCTCGCACACGCGTGGGTACTCCGTCGACAGGCACGACCGCCGCACGAAGTCCACCGCCATGCCCGGGGACACCGCCGCGGCGGAATCCGTCGACGCGGAGGCGGCGACGACGAGGAGGACCACGAGGCGGGCGAGCAGGacaaggtggcggcggcgcgggagcCTCATCTCTGTGCTATGCTGT from Miscanthus floridulus cultivar M001 chromosome 11, ASM1932011v1, whole genome shotgun sequence includes these protein-coding regions:
- the LOC136493167 gene encoding 21 kDa protein-like; this encodes MRLPRRRHLVLLARLVVLLVVAASASTDSAAAVSPGMAVDFVRRSCLSTEYPRVCESTLVPCAAGVGRSPRRLARAALVVGADRARNCSAYIHGADSGSGGAMKDCAELARDAEERLRQSAAEMERMGRAGTPRFAWSLSNVQTWASAALTDTSTCLDSLAQHQARGGGKDSDDAVRVKRRVVAVAQATSNALVLVNRLQPAPHRQRLL